The Populus alba chromosome 4, ASM523922v2, whole genome shotgun sequence genome contains a region encoding:
- the LOC118060180 gene encoding beta-1,6-galactosyltransferase GALT29A-like, whose protein sequence is MKRSVRPLFSILLLVVFALTLSCRILIPRGDGVGFIGFEKPKLILQKKVPVFNSTLLKYSAIDIGEEQAKHEIEELLEGNFDSRGRYRSFATWRRFNHHDVRARSSRGIPLMLRSPQFYRYWLDFRRALHDWARKKRYQPEIMDELIGLLKGPIDRHNGLVGSERRYGSCAVVGNSGILMQKEHGELIDRHEVVIRLNNARTERYERNVGAKTNISFVNSNILHLCGRRQGCFCHPYGVNVPMVMYICQPAHFLDYAVCNSSHDAPLIVTDPRFDLLCARIVKYYSLKRFVEETGKSLDEWGSAHDGSMFHYSSGMQAVMLAVGICDKVSIFGFGKSALARHHYHTNQKAELKLHDYEAEYDLYHDLVNNPQAVPFITDKFKFPATVIYQ, encoded by the coding sequence ATGAAAAGGTCAGTGCGTCCGCTTTTTAGCATTCTACTGCTCGTTGTATTTGCTCTGACTCTCAGCTGCAGGATCCTAATCCCCCGTGGTGACGGGGTTGGCTTCATCGGGTTTGAGAAACCCAAATTGATTCTACAGAAAAAAGTTCCAGTTTTTAATTCCACGTTGCTGAAATATTCAGCTATTGACATAGGAGAAGAACAAGCGAAGCATGAAATAGAAGAGTTATTAGAAGGGAACTTTGATAGTCGAGGAAGGTATAGGTCTTTTGCTACTTGGAGGAGGTTTAATCATCATGATGTTAGAGCAAGATCATCTAGGGGCATCCCATTAATGCTCAGGTCTCCTCAGTTTTATAGGTATTGGTTAGATTTTAGGAGGGCTTTGCATGATTGGGCGCGAAAGAAGAGGTATCAGCCTGAAATAATGGATGAATTGATAGGGCTTCTGAAGGGTCCTATTGATAGGCATAATGGATTGGTGGGTTCGGAAAGGCGGTATGGTTCTTGTGCTGTAGTTGGGAATAGTGGGATTTTGATGCAGAAAGAGCATGGAGAGTTGATTGATCGTCATGAGGTTGTAATCCGATTGAACAATGCGAGGACGGAGAGATATGAGAGAAATGTGGGGGCGAAAACTAATATTTCTTTTGTAAATAGCAATATTTTGCATCTTTGTGGAAGGAGGCAAGGTTGCTTTTGTCACCCGTATGGGGTTAACGTCCCTATGGTTATGTATATCTGTCAACCAGCACATTTCTTGGACTATGCTGTTTGCAATTCATCTCACGATGCGCCATTGATTGTCACTGATCCGCGCTTTGACTTGTTGTGTGCGAGGATTGTGAAGTATTATTCCTTGAAACGGTTTGTGGAGGAGACAGGGAAGTCATTGGATGAATGGGGCTCTGCTCATGATGGGTCTATGTTTCATTATTCTTCTGGTATGCAAGCTGTGATGCTTGCAGTGGGGATTTGTGATAAAGTTAGTATATTTGGGTTTGGAAAATCAGCTTTAGCTAGGCATCACTATCATACTAATCAAAAGGCTGAGCTTAAGTTACATGATTATGAGGCGGAGTATGATCTTTATCATGATTTGGTGAACAATCCACAGGCAGTACCTTTCATTACGGACAAGTTCAAGTTTCCTGCTACTGTaatttatcaatga